Proteins from a genomic interval of Mycobacterium conspicuum:
- a CDS encoding electron transfer flavoprotein subunit alpha/FixB family protein: MAEVLVLVEHAEGALKKVSAELITAARALGEPAAVVVGAPGTAAPLVDGLKAAGAAKIYVAESDDVEKYLITPVVDVLASLAESNAPAAVLLAASADGKEIAGRLAARIGSGLLVDVVEVKEGPVGVHSIFGGAFTVEAKANGDTPVITVRAGAVDAEPTDGAGEQVTVEVPAPAENATKITAREPAVAGDRPELTEATIVVSGGRGVGSAENFNVVEALADSLGAAVGASRAAVDSGYYPGQFQVGQTGKTVSPQLYIALGISGAIQHRAGMQTSKTIVAVNKDEEAPIFEIADYGVVGDLFKVAPQLTDAIKARKG, translated from the coding sequence ATGGCTGAAGTATTGGTGCTCGTCGAGCACGCCGAAGGTGCGCTGAAGAAGGTCAGCGCCGAACTGATCACCGCCGCCCGCGCGCTGGGCGAGCCCGCCGCCGTCGTGGTCGGTGCGCCGGGGACGGCCGCGCCGCTGGTCGACGGGTTGAAGGCGGCCGGGGCCGCCAAGATCTACGTCGCCGAGTCCGACGACGTGGAGAAGTACCTGATCACCCCGGTGGTCGACGTGCTGGCTTCGCTGGCCGAGTCGAACGCGCCGGCGGCCGTGTTGCTGGCCGCTTCCGCCGACGGCAAGGAGATCGCGGGCCGGCTCGCGGCCCGGATCGGGTCGGGTCTGCTGGTCGACGTGGTCGAGGTCAAAGAGGGCCCGGTGGGTGTGCACAGCATCTTCGGTGGCGCGTTCACCGTCGAGGCCAAGGCCAACGGCGACACCCCGGTGATCACCGTGCGCGCCGGGGCCGTCGATGCCGAGCCGACCGACGGCGCCGGTGAGCAGGTCACCGTCGAGGTGCCCGCGCCCGCCGAGAACGCCACCAAGATCACCGCCCGCGAGCCCGCCGTCGCCGGTGACCGACCGGAACTGACCGAGGCCACCATCGTCGTCTCCGGTGGCCGCGGCGTCGGCAGCGCGGAGAACTTCAACGTGGTCGAGGCGCTGGCCGACTCGCTGGGCGCCGCCGTCGGCGCGTCGCGCGCCGCCGTCGACTCCGGCTACTACCCGGGCCAGTTCCAGGTGGGCCAGACCGGCAAGACGGTGTCCCCGCAGCTGTACATCGCGCTGGGCATCTCCGGGGCCATCCAGCACCGCGCCGGCATGCAGACCTCCAAGACCATCGTCGCGGTCAACAAGGACGAGGAGGCGCCCATCTTCGAGATCGCCGACTACGGCGTGGTGGGCGACCTGTTCAAGGTGGCCCCCCAGCTGACCGACGCGATCAAGGCGCGCAAGGGCTAA
- a CDS encoding TIGR01777 family oxidoreductase yields MGVTYSSVVDAPRDDVFAWHARPGAFHRLSPPWSPMRLVSEATSLKDGRATLALPGGLRWVAQHQADSYDPPRRFVDAISSAGPASLPARIAVRWRHIHDFEDAGENRTRVIDRVETPVPARALRPMFAYRHRQLADDLAAHRLAAERGLSPVTVAITGSSGLVGSALTAFLSTGGHRVIRLVRGAPKDGERRWNQHDPDPDLLAGVDAVVHLAGASIAGRFTDSHRKAIRDSRIGPTRKLAEVAARNRAVLICASAIGYYGYDRGDETLTEDSARGDGFLADVVADWEDATAPAREAGVRVVNVRTGIVQSPRGGTLKLMRPLFGAGLGGRLGDGRQWLSWIGIDDLLDVYHRALWDTALSGPVNAVAPQPVRNTEYARTLARVLHRPAVLPVPPLGPRLLLGEQGARELACASQRVIPGRLTQAGHRFRAPDLDQVLRHLLGRIT; encoded by the coding sequence ATGGGGGTGACGTATTCGAGCGTGGTCGACGCGCCACGCGATGACGTATTCGCCTGGCATGCGCGGCCAGGTGCGTTCCATCGGCTTTCGCCGCCGTGGTCGCCGATGCGGTTGGTCAGTGAGGCGACCTCGCTCAAGGATGGCCGCGCCACGCTCGCCCTGCCCGGCGGGCTGCGCTGGGTGGCCCAACACCAAGCCGATTCCTACGATCCCCCAAGGCGTTTCGTCGATGCCATCAGCAGCGCCGGGCCGGCGTCGCTGCCGGCGCGAATCGCGGTGCGCTGGCGGCACATTCACGACTTTGAGGATGCTGGCGAGAACCGGACCCGGGTGATCGATCGGGTCGAGACGCCGGTGCCGGCCAGGGCACTGCGCCCGATGTTCGCCTACCGGCACCGGCAACTGGCCGACGATCTGGCAGCGCACCGGTTGGCGGCCGAGCGCGGTTTAAGCCCGGTAACCGTTGCCATCACCGGCTCCTCGGGCCTGGTCGGCTCGGCCCTGACCGCCTTTCTGAGCACCGGCGGGCACCGCGTCATCCGGCTGGTCCGCGGCGCCCCCAAGGACGGCGAACGGCGGTGGAACCAGCACGACCCAGACCCGGACCTGCTCGCCGGTGTCGACGCAGTCGTCCATCTGGCCGGCGCGTCGATCGCCGGCCGATTCACCGACAGTCACCGAAAGGCTATCCGGGACAGCCGAATTGGTCCCACCCGCAAGCTGGCCGAAGTCGCGGCGCGCAACCGTGCCGTGCTGATCTGCGCCTCGGCGATCGGCTACTACGGGTACGACCGCGGCGACGAAACCCTCACCGAGGACAGCGCGCGCGGCGACGGGTTCCTGGCCGACGTCGTCGCCGACTGGGAGGACGCGACCGCGCCGGCGCGCGAGGCCGGTGTGCGGGTGGTCAACGTGCGCACCGGCATCGTGCAGTCACCCCGGGGCGGCACGCTGAAGCTGATGCGTCCCCTGTTCGGCGCCGGGCTGGGCGGCCGCCTGGGCGACGGCCGACAGTGGCTGTCCTGGATCGGCATCGACGACCTGCTCGACGTCTATCACCGCGCGCTGTGGGATACCGCCCTGTCCGGGCCGGTGAATGCGGTTGCCCCGCAACCGGTTCGAAACACCGAGTACGCCCGCACGCTGGCGCGCGTCCTGCACCGGCCGGCGGTGCTGCCGGTGCCGCCACTGGGACCGCGGCTGCTGCTCGGCGAACAGGGCGCCCGCGAACTCGCCTGCGCCAGTCAACGCGTGATTCCCGGCAGGCTCACCCAGGCCGGGCACCGGTTCCGCGCGCCCGACCTCGATCAGGTCCTGCGCCACCTGCTGGGCCGCATCACGTGA
- a CDS encoding glycosyltransferase family 4 protein, which produces MKILMVSWEYPPVVIGGLGRHVHHLATALADAGHEVVVLSRRPTGTDPSTHPSTDEISEGVRVIAAAQDPHEFTFGDDMMAWTLAMGHAMIRAALPLQKRGRPWRPDVVHAHDWLVAHPAIALAQFYDVPLVSTIHATEAGRHSGWVSGAISRQVHAAESWLVRESDSLITCSASMSDEITELFGPGLTEITVIRNGIDAARWQYAPRRPRTGPAELLYVGRLEYEKGVHDLIAALPRIRRTHPGTTLTVAGEGTQQGWLVDQARKHKVRKATRFIGHLHHTELLAALHRADAAVLPSHYEPFGLAALEAAAAGTPLVTSNIGGLGEAVINGQTGVSCPPRDIASLAAAVRTVLDDPDAAQRRARAARERLTSDFDWQTVANETAQVYLAAKRGERQPQPRLPIVEHALPDR; this is translated from the coding sequence GTGAAGATCCTGATGGTGTCGTGGGAGTACCCGCCGGTGGTGATCGGCGGGCTGGGCCGCCACGTGCACCACCTGGCGACGGCGCTGGCCGACGCGGGCCACGAGGTCGTCGTGCTGTCCCGCCGGCCCACCGGCACCGATCCCAGCACGCACCCGTCGACCGACGAGATCAGCGAGGGCGTGCGGGTGATCGCCGCCGCCCAGGACCCGCACGAGTTCACCTTCGGCGACGACATGATGGCCTGGACGCTGGCGATGGGCCACGCGATGATCCGCGCCGCGCTGCCGCTGCAGAAGCGGGGGCGCCCCTGGCGCCCGGACGTCGTCCACGCGCACGACTGGCTGGTCGCCCATCCGGCCATCGCGCTCGCCCAATTCTATGATGTGCCACTGGTTTCCACGATCCACGCGACCGAAGCCGGCCGGCATTCCGGCTGGGTGTCCGGTGCGATCAGCCGTCAGGTGCACGCCGCCGAGTCGTGGCTGGTGCGCGAATCCGATTCGCTGATCACGTGTTCGGCGTCGATGAGCGACGAGATCACCGAGTTGTTCGGGCCCGGCCTGACCGAGATCACGGTGATCCGCAACGGAATTGACGCCGCGCGCTGGCAGTACGCGCCGCGCCGTCCGCGCACCGGACCGGCCGAGTTGCTGTATGTCGGCCGGCTGGAGTACGAGAAGGGCGTGCACGACCTCATCGCCGCGCTGCCCAGGATCAGGCGCACCCACCCCGGTACCACGCTGACCGTCGCCGGTGAGGGCACCCAGCAGGGTTGGCTCGTCGACCAGGCGCGTAAACACAAGGTGCGCAAGGCAACTCGTTTCATCGGCCATCTGCACCACACCGAGTTGCTCGCGGCGCTGCACCGAGCCGACGCTGCGGTGCTGCCCAGCCACTACGAGCCGTTCGGGCTGGCCGCCCTGGAGGCCGCGGCGGCCGGCACACCGCTGGTGACGTCGAACATCGGCGGCCTGGGCGAGGCGGTGATCAACGGGCAGACCGGGGTGTCGTGCCCGCCCCGCGACATCGCTAGCCTGGCCGCCGCCGTGCGCACGGTGCTCGACGATCCCGACGCCGCGCAGCGCCGCGCACGCGCCGCACGGGAGCGACTCACCTCCGACTTCGACTGGCAGACGGTGGCCAACGAGACGGCACAGGTGTACCTGGCGGCCAAGCGCGGCGAACGCCAACCGCAGCCCCGGCTGCCCATCGTCGAACACGCGCTGCCCGACCGTTAG
- a CDS encoding glycoside hydrolase family 57 protein, producing the protein MFTLVLHTHLPWLAHHGRWPVGEEWLYQSWAAAYLPLMRVLHTLADEDRHRLLTLGITPVVNAQLDDPYCLDGMQHWLANWRLRALEATSVRSAPRSKSAAYQSCTPEALQAFGIRECAEADQALDDFATLWHHGGSPLLRGLIDAGTVELLGGPLAHPFQPLLAPRLREFALREGLADAQLRLAHSPTGIWAPECAYAPGLETEYAAAGISHFMVDGPSLHGDTALGRPVGDTDVIAFGRDLQVSYRVWSPKSGYPGHPAYRDFHTYDHLTGLKPARVTGRNVGSDAKAPYDPERADHAVDIHVADFVGVVRNRLLAESERIGRPAHVIAAFDTELFGHWWYEGPTWLARTLRALPAAGVRVGTLSDAIADGFVGAPVALPPSSWGSGKDWQVWAGEQVADLVQLNTEVVDTALTTIDKALNQTASLDGPIPRDRVADQILRETLLTVSSDWPFMVSKDSAADYARYRAHLHAHATREIAGALASGRRDAAQRLADGWNRADGLFGALDARRLPR; encoded by the coding sequence ATGTTCACCCTGGTGCTGCACACCCACCTGCCCTGGCTGGCCCACCACGGCCGCTGGCCGGTCGGCGAGGAATGGCTCTACCAGTCGTGGGCGGCGGCCTACCTGCCGCTGATGCGGGTGCTGCACACGCTGGCCGACGAGGATCGGCACCGGCTGCTCACGCTGGGCATCACCCCGGTGGTGAACGCCCAACTCGACGACCCGTATTGCCTCGACGGGATGCAGCACTGGTTGGCCAACTGGCGGCTGCGCGCACTGGAGGCCACCAGCGTGCGCTCGGCGCCGCGATCGAAGTCGGCCGCCTACCAGTCATGCACCCCAGAAGCGTTGCAGGCGTTCGGGATTCGCGAATGCGCCGAGGCCGATCAGGCCCTCGACGACTTCGCCACGCTGTGGCACCACGGCGGCAGCCCGCTGCTGCGCGGCCTGATCGACGCCGGCACGGTCGAGCTGCTGGGCGGCCCGCTGGCGCACCCGTTCCAGCCGCTGCTGGCGCCGCGGCTGCGCGAGTTCGCGCTGCGCGAGGGCCTGGCCGACGCCCAGTTGCGGCTGGCGCACAGCCCGACCGGGATCTGGGCGCCCGAATGCGCCTACGCCCCGGGCCTGGAAACCGAGTACGCGGCGGCCGGCATTTCCCATTTCATGGTCGACGGCCCGTCGCTGCACGGCGACACCGCGCTGGGCCGGCCGGTCGGCGACACCGATGTGATCGCGTTCGGCCGCGACTTGCAGGTCAGCTACCGGGTGTGGTCGCCGAAATCGGGTTACCCGGGCCACCCGGCCTACCGCGACTTCCACACCTACGACCACCTCACCGGCCTCAAGCCGGCCCGGGTCACCGGGCGCAACGTGGGCTCGGACGCCAAGGCGCCCTACGATCCCGAGCGCGCGGACCACGCGGTCGACATCCACGTCGCGGACTTCGTCGGCGTGGTGCGCAACCGGCTGCTGGCCGAGTCCGAGCGCATCGGGCGGCCCGCCCACGTCATCGCCGCCTTCGACACCGAACTGTTCGGCCACTGGTGGTACGAGGGTCCGACGTGGCTGGCGCGGACGCTGCGCGCCCTGCCCGCCGCCGGGGTGCGGGTGGGCACGCTGTCCGACGCGATCGCCGACGGGTTCGTCGGCGCCCCGGTCGCGCTGCCACCCAGCTCGTGGGGCTCCGGCAAGGACTGGCAGGTGTGGGCCGGCGAGCAGGTGGCCGATCTGGTGCAGCTCAACACCGAGGTCGTCGACACCGCGCTGACCACCATCGACAAGGCGCTGAACCAGACGGCGTCGTTGGACGGCCCGATCCCCCGCGATCGCGTCGCCGATCAGATCCTGCGCGAGACCCTGCTGACCGTGTCCAGCGACTGGCCGTTCATGGTCAGCAAGGACTCGGCCGCCGACTACGCCCGCTACCGCGCCCACCTGCATGCCCACGCCACCCGCGAGATCGCCGGGGCGCTGGCGTCCGGCCGCCGCGACGCCGCCCAGCGGCTGGCCGACGGATGGAACCGCGCCGACGGCCTGTTCGGCGCCCTCGACGCCCGGCGGCTACCGCGGTGA
- a CDS encoding electron transfer flavoprotein subunit beta/FixA family protein: MTNIVVLIKQVPDTWSERKLTDGDYTLDREAADAVLDEINERAVEEALQIREREGGEGSVTVLTAGPERATEAIRKALSMGADKAVHLKDDGLHGSDVVQTAWALARALGTIEGTELVIAGNEATDGTGGAVPAIIAEYLGLPQLTHLRKLSVEGGKVTGERETDEGLFTLEATLPAVVSVTEKINEPRFPSFKGIMAAKKKEVTVLTLAEIGVEADEVGLANAGSTVQSSTPKPPKTAGEKVTDEGEGGNDIAKYLVAQKII; encoded by the coding sequence ATGACGAACATCGTGGTCCTGATCAAGCAGGTCCCAGACACCTGGTCGGAGCGCAAGCTGACCGACGGCGACTACACGCTGGACCGCGAGGCCGCCGACGCTGTGCTGGACGAGATCAACGAGCGTGCGGTGGAAGAGGCGCTGCAGATCCGGGAGAGGGAAGGCGGCGAGGGCTCGGTCACGGTGCTCACCGCGGGCCCCGAGCGCGCCACCGAGGCGATCCGCAAGGCCCTGTCGATGGGGGCCGACAAGGCCGTGCACCTCAAGGACGACGGGCTACACGGCTCGGACGTCGTGCAGACGGCGTGGGCTCTGGCGCGGGCGCTGGGCACCATCGAGGGCACCGAGCTGGTCATCGCCGGCAACGAGGCGACCGACGGCACCGGCGGCGCGGTGCCGGCCATCATCGCCGAGTACCTGGGCCTGCCGCAGCTCACCCACCTGCGCAAGCTGTCGGTCGAGGGCGGCAAGGTCACCGGCGAGCGGGAGACCGACGAGGGCCTGTTCACCCTCGAGGCCACGCTGCCCGCGGTGGTGAGCGTGACCGAGAAGATCAACGAGCCGCGCTTTCCCTCCTTCAAAGGCATCATGGCCGCCAAAAAGAAAGAGGTCACGGTGTTGACGCTGGCCGAGATCGGTGTCGAGGCCGACGAGGTCGGGCTGGCCAACGCCGGGTCGACGGTGCAGTCGTCGACGCCCAAGCCGCCGAAGACGGCCGGTGAGAAGGTCACCGACGAGGGCGAGGGCGGCAACGACATCGCCAAGTACCTGGTCGCGCAGAAAATCATCTGA
- a CDS encoding class I SAM-dependent methyltransferase: MSASLPVPPDADHRAPADPVLTLTGERTIPDLDIENYWFRRHEVVYQRLAPRCAGRDVLEAGCGEGYGADLIAGVARRVVAVDYDEAAVAHVRSRYPRVEAIQANLADLPLPDASVDVVVNFQVIEHLWDQAQFVAECARVLRPSGLLLVSTPNRVTFSPGRDTPINPFHTRELNAAELTQLLAEAGFARVSISGLFHGPRLVEMDARHGGSIIDAQIARAVADAPWAPELRADVAAVATDDFDLVDAGDRDIDESLDLIAIAVRP, translated from the coding sequence ATGAGCGCATCGCTTCCCGTCCCACCCGACGCCGACCATCGGGCACCGGCCGACCCGGTGTTGACGCTGACGGGCGAGCGCACCATCCCCGACCTGGACATCGAGAACTACTGGTTTCGCCGGCACGAGGTGGTCTACCAACGACTGGCACCGCGCTGCGCGGGCCGCGACGTGCTCGAGGCCGGATGTGGCGAAGGTTACGGCGCCGATTTGATCGCGGGCGTGGCCCGCCGGGTCGTCGCGGTGGATTACGACGAGGCCGCGGTGGCCCACGTCCGCAGCCGCTACCCCCGGGTGGAGGCCATCCAGGCGAACCTGGCCGACCTGCCGCTCCCGGACGCATCGGTGGACGTCGTGGTGAACTTTCAGGTGATCGAGCACCTGTGGGACCAGGCCCAGTTTGTCGCCGAATGCGCCCGGGTGCTGCGTCCGTCGGGCTTGCTGCTGGTGTCCACCCCCAATCGGGTCACCTTCTCCCCCGGCCGCGACACCCCAATCAACCCGTTCCACACCCGCGAACTCAACGCCGCCGAGCTGACGCAGCTGCTCGCCGAGGCGGGGTTCGCCCGGGTGAGCATCAGCGGGTTGTTCCACGGCCCGCGGCTGGTTGAGATGGACGCCCGCCACGGCGGCTCGATCATCGACGCGCAGATCGCGCGCGCGGTGGCCGACGCGCCGTGGGCGCCCGAGCTGCGCGCCGATGTCGCCGCGGTCGCCACCGACGACTTCGACCTGGTCGACGCCGGCGACCGCGACATCGACGAGAGTCTGGACCTGATCGCGATCGCGGTCCGGCCGTGA
- the mnmA gene encoding tRNA 2-thiouridine(34) synthase MnmA → MRVLAAMSGGVDSSVAAARMVDAGHDVVGVHLALSSAPGTLRTGSRGCCSKEDAADARRVADVLGIPFYVWDFAEKFQEAVIDDFVSSYARGETPNPCVRCNQRIKFSALSARALALGFDTVATGHYARLSGGRLRRAVDRDKDQSYVLAVLTADQLRHAAFPIGDTPKPQIRAEAARRGLAVAEKPDSHDICFIPSGNTQAFLGKRIGVRSGNVVGADGAVLATHDGVHGFTIGQRKGLGIAGPGPDGRPRYVTAIDADTATVHVGELADLDVHELTGRAPVFTAGVAPSEPVECAVQVRAHGEIADAVAELAGDELCVRLRTPLRGVARGQTLVLYRPDPDGDEVLGSATIAATR, encoded by the coding sequence GTGAGGGTTTTGGCCGCGATGAGCGGCGGGGTGGATTCTTCGGTGGCCGCGGCCCGCATGGTCGATGCCGGGCACGACGTCGTCGGCGTGCACCTGGCGCTGTCGTCGGCGCCGGGCACGCTGCGCACCGGCTCGCGCGGCTGTTGTTCGAAGGAGGACGCCGCGGATGCCCGCCGGGTCGCCGACGTGCTCGGGATCCCCTTCTACGTATGGGATTTCGCGGAGAAATTCCAGGAAGCGGTGATCGACGACTTCGTCTCGTCGTACGCCCGCGGGGAGACGCCCAATCCGTGCGTGCGCTGCAATCAGCGGATCAAGTTCTCGGCCCTCTCCGCGCGGGCCCTCGCGTTGGGCTTCGACACGGTGGCCACCGGCCACTATGCCCGGCTGTCGGGTGGGCGGCTGCGCCGCGCCGTCGACCGGGACAAGGATCAGTCCTACGTGCTGGCCGTGCTGACCGCGGACCAGCTGCGCCACGCGGCCTTTCCGATCGGGGACACCCCCAAGCCGCAGATTCGCGCGGAGGCCGCCCGCCGCGGCCTCGCGGTCGCCGAAAAGCCGGACAGCCACGACATCTGCTTCATCCCGTCCGGGAACACCCAGGCCTTCCTGGGTAAACGCATCGGCGTCCGCAGCGGCAATGTCGTCGGCGCGGACGGAGCGGTGCTGGCCACCCACGACGGGGTGCACGGCTTCACCATCGGCCAGCGCAAGGGGCTTGGCATCGCGGGTCCGGGGCCCGACGGTCGGCCTCGGTACGTGACGGCGATCGACGCGGACACCGCGACCGTTCACGTCGGCGAATTGGCCGACCTCGACGTACACGAGTTGACCGGCCGCGCACCGGTTTTCACCGCGGGAGTCGCCCCGTCGGAACCCGTCGAGTGCGCGGTTCAGGTGCGCGCGCACGGTGAAATCGCCGATGCCGTCGCCGAATTGGCCGGCGACGAGCTGTGCGTGCGGTTGCGCACACCACTGCGCGGGGTGGCGCGCGGCCAGACCCTGGTGCTGTATCGCCCAGATCCCGACGGTGACGAGGTGCTGGGCAGCGCCACCATCGCCGCGACTCGCTAG
- a CDS encoding GNAT family N-acetyltransferase, whose product MSIASVLIASDEPGSALAQAPSGPRYSLLLATNATLIEAAQRLRYDVYTTTPGFTLPTGANGHRDVDRFDEYCDHLLVRDDDTGELVGCYRMLAPAGAIAAGDLYTATEFDVRAFDPLRPSLVEMGRAAVRDGHRNGGVVLLMWAGILAYLDKYGYDYVTGCVSVPIGDGSQLRGVRDFILDRHAAPPQYRVRPHRPVLIDGKPLDDVAPPPRPAVPALMRGYLRLGAQVCGEPAHDPEFGVGDFCALLDKRRADTRYLKRLRSVSAASEMAVAR is encoded by the coding sequence ATGAGCATTGCTTCTGTCCTGATAGCCAGCGACGAACCGGGCAGCGCCCTGGCGCAGGCCCCTTCCGGCCCGCGCTACTCCCTGTTGCTGGCCACCAATGCCACGCTCATCGAGGCCGCGCAGCGGCTGCGATACGACGTGTACACCACCACCCCCGGCTTCACCCTGCCCACCGGCGCAAACGGACACCGCGATGTCGACCGGTTCGACGAGTACTGCGACCACCTGCTGGTTCGCGACGACGACACGGGCGAGCTGGTGGGCTGCTACCGGATGCTGGCGCCGGCGGGCGCCATCGCGGCCGGAGACCTGTATACGGCGACGGAGTTCGACGTCCGCGCGTTCGACCCACTGCGGCCGTCGTTGGTCGAGATGGGACGCGCCGCGGTGCGCGACGGCCACCGCAACGGCGGCGTGGTGCTGCTGATGTGGGCCGGCATCCTGGCCTACCTGGACAAATACGGCTACGACTACGTGACCGGTTGCGTGTCGGTCCCCATCGGTGACGGCAGCCAGCTGCGCGGTGTGCGTGACTTCATCCTGGACCGCCATGCCGCGCCGCCGCAGTACCGGGTGCGCCCCCACCGGCCCGTGCTGATCGACGGAAAACCCCTCGACGACGTCGCCCCGCCGCCGCGCCCGGCGGTTCCCGCGCTCATGCGCGGCTACCTGCGGCTGGGGGCTCAGGTCTGTGGCGAACCGGCGCACGACCCGGAGTTCGGGGTCGGCGACTTCTGCGCGCTGCTGGACAAGCGGCGCGCCGATACCCGATATCTCAAGCGGTTGCGATCGGTATCGGCGGCTTCGGAAATGGCGGTCGCACGATGA
- a CDS encoding lysophospholipid acyltransferase family protein gives MSIAHAWLPHASCDTNCVGIGGPAQSRRAVVALRVALRVTLALALAPGMPLMVAPLPGRTKVQRIYCRLVLRCFGVRITVSGSPIRNLRGVLVVSGHISWLDAFCIGAVLPGSFVARADMFTGGAIGVLARILKIIPIERASLRRLPGVVADVARRLSAGQTVVAFPEGTTWCGRLGEPGQTHQGFGSFYPAMFQAAIDAARPVQPLRLSYHHVDGSVSTLPAFVGDDPLLRSVCRLLTVRRTVARVHVESLQLPGTNRRDLARRCQSAIRATAPAHPGHGHALVA, from the coding sequence ATGAGCATCGCCCACGCCTGGTTGCCGCACGCGTCGTGCGACACCAACTGCGTCGGTATCGGCGGCCCCGCGCAATCGCGGCGGGCCGTGGTGGCGCTGCGGGTGGCCCTGCGCGTGACGCTGGCGCTGGCGTTAGCGCCGGGGATGCCGCTGATGGTGGCGCCGCTGCCGGGTCGGACGAAGGTGCAACGCATCTACTGCCGGTTGGTGCTGCGCTGCTTCGGCGTCCGAATCACGGTGTCGGGCAGCCCGATTCGTAACCTGCGCGGGGTCCTCGTGGTCAGCGGACACATCTCCTGGCTCGACGCCTTCTGCATCGGGGCGGTGCTGCCCGGGTCGTTCGTCGCGCGCGCCGACATGTTCACCGGAGGTGCGATCGGGGTGCTGGCGCGCATCCTGAAGATCATCCCGATCGAACGGGCCAGCCTGCGGCGGCTGCCCGGGGTGGTCGCCGACGTCGCGCGCCGATTGAGCGCCGGTCAGACCGTGGTGGCCTTCCCGGAGGGCACCACCTGGTGCGGCCGGCTCGGCGAACCCGGGCAGACCCACCAAGGGTTCGGATCCTTCTACCCGGCGATGTTCCAGGCCGCGATCGACGCCGCCCGTCCGGTGCAGCCGCTGCGATTGAGCTACCACCACGTCGACGGCAGTGTGTCCACCCTGCCGGCCTTCGTCGGCGACGATCCGCTGCTTCGATCGGTCTGCCGGCTGCTCACCGTGCGGCGCACCGTGGCGCGCGTGCACGTCGAATCCCTGCAGCTGCCGGGCACAAACCGGCGCGACCTGGCCCGCCGCTGCCAATCCGCGATACGTGCCACCGCGCCCGCGCATCCAGGTCACGGGCACGCCCTGGTGGCATAG
- a CDS encoding cysteine desulfurase family protein has product MVYLDHAATTPMHPAAVEAMTAVFGTVGNASSLHTSGRAARRRIEESRELIAAKLGARPSEVIFTAGGTESDNLAVKGIYWARRDAEPGRRRIVTTEVEHHAVLDSVNWLVEHEGAQVTWLPTAADGSVSAAALREVLTRHDDIALVSAMWANNEVGTIMPIAELAAVAAEFGVPMHSDAVQAVGQLPVEFGASGLAAMSVAAHKFGGPPGVGALLLRRDVTGVPLLHGGGQERDIRSGTPYVAGAAGMAAAAQIAVDGLAANSARLRVLRDRLIDGVLAEIDDVELNGARGAARLPGNAHFTFRGCEGDALLMLLDANGIECSAGSACTAGVPQASHVLIAMGAEPASARGSLRLSLGHSSIDSDVDEALRVLPGAVDRARRAALAAAGA; this is encoded by the coding sequence ATGGTCTACCTCGATCACGCCGCCACCACCCCGATGCACCCCGCCGCCGTCGAGGCGATGACGGCCGTGTTCGGCACCGTCGGCAACGCGTCGTCGCTGCACACCAGCGGCCGGGCGGCGCGGCGCCGCATCGAGGAATCCCGTGAGCTGATCGCGGCCAAGCTCGGGGCGCGCCCGTCGGAGGTGATCTTCACCGCGGGCGGCACCGAGAGCGACAACCTGGCCGTCAAGGGCATCTACTGGGCTCGGCGCGACGCGGAGCCGGGCCGCCGCCGCATCGTCACCACCGAGGTGGAACATCACGCGGTGCTGGACTCGGTGAACTGGCTCGTCGAACACGAAGGCGCCCAGGTGACCTGGCTGCCCACCGCGGCCGACGGCTCGGTGTCGGCCGCGGCGCTGCGCGAGGTGCTCACCCGCCACGACGACATCGCGCTGGTCTCGGCGATGTGGGCCAACAACGAGGTCGGTACCATCATGCCGATCGCCGAATTGGCGGCCGTGGCAGCCGAATTCGGCGTACCAATGCACAGCGATGCCGTGCAGGCGGTGGGCCAGCTGCCGGTCGAATTCGGCGCCAGTGGACTGGCGGCGATGAGCGTGGCCGCGCACAAGTTCGGCGGCCCCCCGGGCGTGGGCGCGCTGCTGCTGCGCCGCGACGTCACCGGCGTGCCACTGCTGCACGGCGGTGGTCAGGAACGCGATATCCGTTCCGGCACACCGTATGTCGCCGGCGCCGCTGGGATGGCCGCGGCCGCTCAGATCGCCGTCGACGGGCTTGCGGCCAACAGCGCACGGCTGCGGGTCTTGCGCGACCGGCTGATCGACGGTGTCCTGGCCGAGATCGACGACGTCGAACTCAACGGGGCCCGGGGCGCGGCGCGGCTTCCGGGCAACGCGCACTTCACCTTCCGCGGCTGCGAAGGCGATGCGCTGTTGATGTTGTTGGACGCCAACGGAATTGAATGCTCGGCCGGATCGGCCTGCACGGCGGGCGTGCCGCAGGCGTCGCACGTGTTGATCGCGATGGGCGCCGAACCGGCTAGCGCGCGTGGATCGTTGCGTCTCTCGTTGGGGCACAGCAGTATTGATTCCGATGTGGACGAGGCGCTGCGGGTGTTGCCCGGGGCGGTGGATCGGGCCCGCCGGGCCGCCCTGGCCGCGGCGGGGGCGTGA